Below is a genomic region from Pirellulales bacterium.
ACGCACGCACTCCTGGCTCAACCGCGCACGGCGCTTGTTGATCCGCTGGGAAAAGAAAGCCGCGAATTATCTGGGCCTGCTCCATTTTCAATTCGCTATCGTCGCCTTGAGAGCCGCCAAGGTTCTCGGATAGGCTTTTAACCACATTTGCCTCGGTCGCATCGACCGACGCGCCTGCAGGCGGCACTTGCGGTCTGAACGAAGTCGGATGATCGGAGTCGAACAAGCTGTTCGCAAACGGGGCGCAGATTCCGCAGGGTACCGGCTTCGGCAAATCGCCAAGAACTCGGCCTTACCGCAGCATTGTCACCAGGAAGATCGTTCCATCCCACGTTCCGTGGTAGATGATGGGCCACAGCAGGCTTCCGGATCGCGTGCGAACGAGCGCCGCCGCGGCGGCCCGTAGCGCTGTGACCGAGAACTGTACGAGGGAGATCTGATACTGTCCGTCGACGACGGGCACGCCGTAAGTGGCGCTCTGCTTCGGACTCATTGAGCGTTCATCGCAGGATCGGCATAATGCTCGAGACCGCGTGGCGGCGGTGGCTTTTGGCCACCGCCGGCTCTCGACGGTCGCAATGCCGGCTCACGGTCGCACAGTATGGCGGCGGGTGGTCATTCGGCCGGCCGTGCTTCCTCGACGTCGTTCCCTATGCCAAGGACAGCGTGTGTCAACACAATCTACGCCAGCGTCTCGTACCGTCTCGATCAGTGAATTGCGGAAGTTCTGCATTGATGCTTTCACTCGCGCTGGCATGAACGCCACGGACGCGGCGACCGGTGCTGAGGTATTAGTCACGACCGACGCGTGGGGCGTTTTTACCCACGGCACAAAGTGTTTACGCGGCTACGTGCGGCGGTTGCTCGCCGGAGGATTGCGGAGCACCGGCCGCCCGAGCGTGGTCGCCCAGGGGCCGGCCTGGGCTATCGTCGACGGCGATTCCTCGCTGGGCATGGTGACCTCGGTGTATGCCATGCAGACGGCGATCGAGAAGGCGCGCCAGTGCGGCATTGCATACGCTGGCGTGCGAAACAGTTGTCATTACGGCGCCGCCGGGTATTACGCGTGGCTGGCCGCGCGCGAAGGGATGATCGGGCTGAGCATGGCCAACGACACGCCGTCCGTTGCGGCGCCCGGCTCGCGCGGCGCCATCGTTGGCAGCAATCCCATCTCGTATGCCGTCCCGGCCGGTCGTTACCGGGCAATCCTGCTCGACATGTCCGTGGCGACCGTGGCTGGCGGCAAGGTTTACGCCGCGCGAACTCGTGGAGAACCAATTCCCAGCACCTGGCTGATCGGCCCCGATGGCCGGCCGACCACCGATCCCAGTTGTTATCCGGAGACCGGCGCCCTGCAGCCTGCCGCGGGACACAAAGGATATGGTATTGCGCTGCTTATCGAGACCCTCGCCGGGTTGCTTAGCGGCGCCGAAGCGACCTGGCGTATCGGCAGTTGGATGTGGGACGATGGTCAAGGCCCAACCCATCACGGCGCCGCATTCGTGGCGATCGACGCCGCCGCGATGACGGCGCCCGGCGAGCTTGTGCGGCGCGTCGAAGCGCTCGTCGACGAGATTCACGCCGCCCCCCGCGCTGACGGCTGCGATCGGCTATACGTCCCGGGCGAGATGGAATGGGAACGATTCGCTCGCGCCGAACGTGAGGGAATCTCGCTGCCGCCGGACGTCGTGGCCAGTTTACAGGAAGCCGCGTCCCTCGTCGGCATTAAGTTCGAATTGCCGTTACGAGGGTAGCGCAGCGGACGGCTGCAAATGGGAGTGTCGCAGGACCTGCACTTTCGCCGTGCCAATTCTTGAGCTCGTTCGGAGTGACTTTCGGCGACGTTCGCAAGTCTGGCGCGATGCCGGGAACGCCAAAGGCGATGATCTCGCGCTTGATGCGCACCAGCATGCGATTGAAGGGCTGGTGTTGGCTGACGCTGATTTTCGGCTGCAGCCCTTCCAGCCCCGGAATCGCTTTCAGCTCTTGTAGCAGCAGATCGATTTCCGCACGAGCGCCGGCTACGAACAGATTGATCCCCTCGGGACTGAGCAGAATCGTGCCGCGCAATTTCCAGAGTTTGCACTGGGCCCGCAAACGCTCTCGCAACGCCTGCAGATCGGTGAGCGGAAAGAACTCGTAGGCGACAATATTAGTGACGTCGGACATTTTCTAAGGATACGCTCTGGCCAACTCCGCGCCGATCCGGGGGTCGACAAATGGCGGTGGTTGCAATGCGGTGGAGGAAGCGCGGGCGGCAGCGTCAATCGTGAACCGCTGCCAACACCATCGTGCGTCGATGGAGATCGATCCCGAGATGCCACATCATATTCCTCTTTATCCAGAGAGCAGGAAATGCGTTGCACAACGCACTCTTAGCCTTCTGGCAAGGCGCCTTGGCCGCGGCGGTTATCGAGTCAGGCCACCTGCCCGGCGTGGACCAATAGCACCTCCCATAAACACACTTGCCATTCTTGTGAGACTCGGACGTGGCAACTAGAATCGCCACAGCCCGAGGTTTACGTCTGCCCTGGCTTTAGCGAGTATGGCGACGGCCTGCCGCGCGGCGCCGGGCCTTGTGACGAAACGATTCGAGTATCGGACGCGACTCGACAAATCCACCCGAGTTGCCAAAACCTGTCCCGATGTTCGATCGACATTGGTAAGCGAACGGGCAAGCATCTACGTCCTGCTTCACAGAGGAGGAGTCGAGATGAATTCGAGTATGCGAAGTGCGCGCGCGACCAGAGATTTGCCCACCGCGATCGTCATTGCCCTTTTGCTGGTCGCCGCCTCGCAAAACACGGCCCGCGCCCAGGTCACCTATTTGAATCAAATCGCCGGGGGACCACCGAACAGCCCGGGCTACATTCCCACGCCGCTGATCGTGGGAAACGTGGGGCCGGACGGTGAATTCTTGATCGACGGTGGGTTCGCCGCCAATGATGGGATAATCAAGGCCTTTGCTGCGGACGGGACATACTTGCGGACACTCACCAACACGATTGGGAAGCCGCTGTTTTCTGCGATTGGTCCGGACGGCACCTATTACGTCACGTCGCAGTTGGCGCAAACCGTGGGAGTTTATAGTCCCAACGGCGTATTGGAGAATCGACTCCCCGCTCCGGGTGTTCAGATTCTCGCCACGGGAGTCTCGGCGAGTTCCAACGGATCTTTGTTCGTTGCAGCGAGAACCCAGATCCAGGACTACAGTACGACCTTTGACGGCACCTCGTATCCGCTGCTAGGCTCCTTTGGTTCGGCCGGCACGGGACCAGGACAATTCGGCGCGAGCGGCATCGGTGCGATCACACTCGATGGCGCGGGCACCAATCTTTATGCCACCGACCTCTCGGGAAATCGCGTCGAGGTGTTCACCGCGTCAGGCACCTATGAGTCCTCGATCGGCGATGCTTCCGGACCGGGCCATCTGAACCAACCGTTAGGAGTCAGCGTAGGTGGCTCTGGACTGGTTTATGTCACCGACCAGGGGCCGGGAATCAAGGTCTTCTCCACTGCGGGGACGTATCTGAATACCATTGCCACGACCTTTAATGGACAAGTGCTTCAACCGGTGTCGGTCTCGGTCGCTCCGACGGGCATGGTCTATACGGCGGGCACAACTGCGACCGGGACCGTGGCCATGCGCCTTTTCGACCCTGCCTCTTGGTCGTCGGGCACGAATAATTTCACAAACGCTAGCGTCGGGCCGACCAGCGTTGCTGTTGGCACTGGACAACTGTTGGGCGCGAGCTTGACGCTCGACAGTACCAAGGGGTTGATCGTTGGCCAGACCACGACGGTGAATAACTCTGGCGCGCTTACGCTCTCCGGCGGAACGCTGGTGACCGGCAGCCTCGTTGTCGACGGTAGCACAAGCAATGCCACTTTCCTCATGACAGGTGGCACTCTGACGGCGAATTCGATCACGGTCGGCGGTGGTGGCGTTGCCGATTTCGTGGGGCAACCTTTGACGACCACTCTGGGTGGCACCGTCTCGGTCTCGGATGCAAACTCGCAGTTCAAGGTCGAGCAAGGGGCCACGGTTTCGGCGGCGGCCCTGACCAATAGCGGCGTGGTCGTTGTCGGAGCCAACGCCGACTTTGTCGTCCTGAACAACTCGTTTAATCTCGGCACCACCACCCTCAACGGTGGCGAACTGGACGTACAAGGACTGTACGGCAATGGTCCGAGTGCATTGATTCAAGGATCGGGAACACTTAGCACCACGACTGGTCTGTCGAATAGCGGTAGCATTCAATTCACCGGACAGTCAAGCGTGATGGGGGTTGTCAGCAATCTCGGCAATGGTTTGATCGAAGTCTCGGGGCAGCAAAGCCATACGTTCTTCGGCGGCGTCATCAACGACGGCACCTTTACGATTGATCCAGGCTCCGGCACTACGTTTCAAGGCGCGTACTCCGGAGCCCAGGGCATAACGGGCACCGGCACGGCCACGTTCGCCGGAGGATTATCACCGGGCGGTCCGGTAGAGATGACTTTCGGCGGCAATGTCGTTTTGCAACACACGAACGTTACGACTATGAGCCTGGCGGGCGGTACACCCGGCGCCGGCTATGACAAACTTGACGTCGCAGGTCAACTGAGCCTGGACGGCACTCTGCGCATCGTTTTGCAAAGTTTTACGCCGCAGGTGGGAGAGAGCTTTCACCTTTTCACTTGGGGAAGCGAGGCGGGGACATTCTCGCAATTCATCCTGCCAGCGCTTCCTACCGGCGAAGCGTGGAATATGTCGCACTTGTATAGTCAGGGTACGATCAGCGTGACGATAACAGGAGACGTCAATGGCGATGGCATCGTCAACGGTCAGGACCTGGCATTGATCTCGAGCAATTGGCTGCACAAAGGCACGGGCCAGACGGGGGACGCCAACAACGACTCGGTCATCAATGCCCAAGACCTGGCGCTAGTGTCGTCGAACTGGCTAAGCGCTGGCACCCCCGTGACCGACAGTACGGTCGCCGTGCCTGAACCATCGACCGTGACGCTGGCCCTTCTCGCGGCGATGACGATCGGCCTCAGCAATCGCCGGCGTATGCGTCGCTAGGCGTGCCGGATTCGCCATTGCGGCAAAAATAATTCACTTGTCGCGCAGCATGTCGCCCGACTAACACGGCTGGCGGCAGCCCTGGTGGCGGAATACCGAGAGGCACTGGTTCCTTTAGTCGAGCCACATCGTATCACGCATGTGCCCCAAGCCCGCGTCGTCATTCCGTGGTTCGTTGGAAGTGTTGCAAGTCATGTTGCCTTCCGCGAATCCGCGTCGCTATTTAAACGCTTCGGCCACCAGCGATGGTAATAGCGTGGCGGCATTTCCTTCGAGCCAGATGTAGCCTTCGACCGGTTGCGGATCGATCGCGGCCACGGTTGCACCGTTGCGGCGCGCGAGGTGTGGCAATGTGGCCGCCGGGTAGACGATGCCTGACGTGCCGACCGCGAGTAGAAAGTCGCATTCGCTGGCGGCCTGTTGGGCCCGCGACCAATCTGGTTCGGACAGCAGATCGCCGAACATCACGATCTTGGGGCGGTAGGGACCATCGGCGTCCATGCCCATCAGTGGTGCGACAGCTTCTTGTAGTTGGTCAAAGGTTGCCGATGGGGCACACAGCGGACGCAACGCTTGTACGACATTGGCAATCTCGGCCCGTGATGATGGGCCGCGTGGGCGACCGTCCAAATACATCGTCTCGTACAACGTGCCGTGAATCGTATGGACGCGACTGCTGCCGGCCAATTCGTGAAGTCCGTCGATATTCTGTGTGATGACGGTCACATCCAAGTGACCTTCCAGCGCGGCGATCGCCCGATGCGCGGCATTAGGCTGGGCTTGCACCATCGGTTCCAAGAGTGCCAAGAAAAACTCGGCCGCACGACTTGGCTCTTCGATGGCCACGCTCAGCAGCCCTTCCCAGTTCGCAAAGACCTCGGGCGGGAACCGCGACCAAAGACCATCCTCGTCGCGAAACGTACCGATACCGCTTTCGGCCGACACGCCGGCGCCTGTAAATACGACCAGACGCCGCGCATCGCGCAACGTGCGGGCCATTCGCCGGAACAAACCGTTGTGCTCTAATTCGTCGCTCATCGGAGTAGGACCCGTCGGCTGAAAGCGCATACCGACCAAGTTGACAGGCAGAAACGACCGCAGGTTCACAATGCCATACGCCATGCGTCGCCGCAGATTGCCGCCGGCCTCAATTCTAACGGCCTGCGCTGCAGGCTACATGGAATGAGAAAGCTATTTCGCTAGCAATGCTTCGAGATCGTCGAATTCCGACAATTGCGAGCCGATGCGCGCGACCCGACCGTGGCGATCGATCAGGATGAAAGTTGGTGCCGCATCTACCCCGAATTTAGCAGCCATTGGATGCCGTGCATCGGGCGCACTCGCGGGCTTGCAGATCGTCGGCCACGGGATGCGCTGATCCTTGACGAATTGCGCAAGCTGCGTCAGGTCATTGTCGAGGCTGACACCGATCACCTTCAAACCGCGATCGCGATATTTCGCTTCGAGCACCCTGAGCTTCGGAAGGTCGGCGACGCAAGGCAGGCATGATGTGGCCCAGAAATCAACGAGCACTACATGATCTTTGAAGTCGCGCCAGTCGAGCGTTCCGCCGCCGACGAGTGGCCCCTCGACGGCGACGAGTTGATTGAGCATGTCTTGCTGCTTCGTGCCAGCCAGCGAAGCCCCTGGGGGCGCGCCAAAATCCCACAGCAGGACTTCGCCGTAACCGCTCGTGGCCATGAGCGTGCCCTCGGGATTGAAGGCCGCGGAAGGTACATTCGCTGGCGGCGCGACGAGCGTTTCGAGAATCTTGCCTTCCGCAACGCTTACGAGAAGTAGTT
It encodes:
- a CDS encoding Sir2 family NAD-dependent protein deacetylase, producing the protein MSDELEHNGLFRRMARTLRDARRLVVFTGAGVSAESGIGTFRDEDGLWSRFPPEVFANWEGLLSVAIEEPSRAAEFFLALLEPMVQAQPNAAHRAIAALEGHLDVTVITQNIDGLHELAGSSRVHTIHGTLYETMYLDGRPRGPSSRAEIANVVQALRPLCAPSATFDQLQEAVAPLMGMDADGPYRPKIVMFGDLLSEPDWSRAQQAASECDFLLAVGTSGIVYPAATLPHLARRNGATVAAIDPQPVEGYIWLEGNAATLLPSLVAEAFK
- a CDS encoding Ldh family oxidoreductase, with protein sequence MSTQSTPASRTVSISELRKFCIDAFTRAGMNATDAATGAEVLVTTDAWGVFTHGTKCLRGYVRRLLAGGLRSTGRPSVVAQGPAWAIVDGDSSLGMVTSVYAMQTAIEKARQCGIAYAGVRNSCHYGAAGYYAWLAAREGMIGLSMANDTPSVAAPGSRGAIVGSNPISYAVPAGRYRAILLDMSVATVAGGKVYAARTRGEPIPSTWLIGPDGRPTTDPSCYPETGALQPAAGHKGYGIALLIETLAGLLSGAEATWRIGSWMWDDGQGPTHHGAAFVAIDAAAMTAPGELVRRVEALVDEIHAAPRADGCDRLYVPGEMEWERFARAEREGISLPPDVVASLQEAASLVGIKFELPLRG
- a CDS encoding dockerin type I domain-containing protein yields the protein MNSSMRSARATRDLPTAIVIALLLVAASQNTARAQVTYLNQIAGGPPNSPGYIPTPLIVGNVGPDGEFLIDGGFAANDGIIKAFAADGTYLRTLTNTIGKPLFSAIGPDGTYYVTSQLAQTVGVYSPNGVLENRLPAPGVQILATGVSASSNGSLFVAARTQIQDYSTTFDGTSYPLLGSFGSAGTGPGQFGASGIGAITLDGAGTNLYATDLSGNRVEVFTASGTYESSIGDASGPGHLNQPLGVSVGGSGLVYVTDQGPGIKVFSTAGTYLNTIATTFNGQVLQPVSVSVAPTGMVYTAGTTATGTVAMRLFDPASWSSGTNNFTNASVGPTSVAVGTGQLLGASLTLDSTKGLIVGQTTTVNNSGALTLSGGTLVTGSLVVDGSTSNATFLMTGGTLTANSITVGGGGVADFVGQPLTTTLGGTVSVSDANSQFKVEQGATVSAAALTNSGVVVVGANADFVVLNNSFNLGTTTLNGGELDVQGLYGNGPSALIQGSGTLSTTTGLSNSGSIQFTGQSSVMGVVSNLGNGLIEVSGQQSHTFFGGVINDGTFTIDPGSGTTFQGAYSGAQGITGTGTATFAGGLSPGGPVEMTFGGNVVLQHTNVTTMSLAGGTPGAGYDKLDVAGQLSLDGTLRIVLQSFTPQVGESFHLFTWGSEAGTFSQFILPALPTGEAWNMSHLYSQGTISVTITGDVNGDGIVNGQDLALISSNWLHKGTGQTGDANNDSVINAQDLALVSSNWLSAGTPVTDSTVAVPEPSTVTLALLAAMTIGLSNRRRMRR
- a CDS encoding IS5/IS1182 family transposase; the protein is RTHSWLNRARRLLIRWEKKAANYLGLLHFQFAIVALRAAKVLG